The proteins below are encoded in one region of Pseudomonas helmanticensis:
- the ybgF gene encoding tol-pal system protein YbgF, producing the protein MRTCRRAVTVLALSLAPLAVWAAVPVVDDNSGYNNSGSSYPPAGYGTNGAYAGGAASAPASAQGMLFNQLQQMQDQISRQQGVIEELQNQVARMKQESLERYQDLDRRIGSGVAPAATPENSSAGGDASAAAGAAAGAAAGAGAATAAQAPAASSEPGDPAKEKLYYDAAFDLIKAKDFDKASQAFSAFLRKYPNSQYAGNAQYWLGEVNLAKGDLQGAGQAFAKVSQLYPKHAKVPDSLYKLADVERRLGHTDKVKGILQQVVAQYPGTSAAQLAQRDLQRM; encoded by the coding sequence ATGCGAACGTGCCGTCGTGCTGTAACTGTTCTGGCTCTCAGCCTCGCGCCGCTTGCGGTGTGGGCTGCGGTTCCTGTGGTCGATGACAACTCCGGTTATAACAATAGCGGGAGCAGTTATCCGCCTGCAGGTTACGGTACGAACGGCGCCTATGCCGGGGGAGCGGCTTCGGCCCCTGCCTCGGCACAAGGCATGCTGTTCAACCAATTGCAACAGATGCAGGATCAGATATCGCGCCAGCAAGGTGTGATCGAAGAACTGCAGAATCAGGTTGCGCGCATGAAGCAGGAATCCCTGGAGCGATACCAGGATCTTGATCGGCGCATAGGATCCGGCGTTGCACCTGCCGCGACTCCTGAGAATTCTTCTGCCGGTGGCGATGCAAGTGCTGCTGCCGGTGCTGCTGCCGGTGCTGCTGCTGGCGCCGGGGCTGCTACTGCTGCCCAGGCACCTGCTGCAAGCAGCGAACCGGGTGATCCGGCCAAGGAAAAGCTGTATTACGATGCCGCTTTCGACCTGATCAAAGCCAAGGATTTCGACAAGGCCAGCCAGGCTTTCTCGGCATTCCTGCGCAAATACCCGAACAGCCAATACGCGGGCAATGCCCAGTACTGGTTGGGCGAAGTCAATCTGGCCAAAGGCGATCTGCAAGGTGCAGGTCAGGCTTTTGCCAAGGTTTCGCAGCTGTATCCCAAGCACGCCAAAGTGCCGGATTCGCTGTACAAGCTGGCTGATGTAGAACGCCGCCTCGGTCACACCGACAAGGTCAAAGGTATTCTGCAGCAGGTGGTGGCCCAATATCCGGGTACCTCCGCCGCTCAGTTGGCGCAACGCGATCTGCAACGCATGTAA
- the pal gene encoding peptidoglycan-associated lipoprotein Pal: MEMLKFGKFAALALAMAVAVGCSSKGGDNAGEGAVDPNAGYGANTGAVDGSLSEEAALRAITTFYFEYDSSDLKPEAMRALDVHAKDLKANGARVVLEGNTDERGTREYNMALGERRAKAVQRYLVLQGVSPAQLELVSYGEERPVATGNDEQSWAQNRRVELRK; encoded by the coding sequence ATGGAAATGCTGAAGTTTGGTAAATTTGCTGCGCTGGCTCTGGCCATGGCTGTAGCTGTAGGTTGCTCGTCCAAAGGCGGCGACAACGCCGGTGAAGGCGCTGTTGATCCAAACGCTGGTTACGGCGCAAACACTGGTGCCGTTGACGGTTCCCTGAGCGAAGAAGCTGCTCTGCGCGCAATCACCACCTTCTACTTCGAATACGACAGCTCGGACCTGAAGCCAGAAGCCATGCGCGCTCTGGACGTTCACGCCAAAGACCTGAAAGCAAACGGCGCTCGCGTTGTTCTGGAAGGCAACACCGACGAACGTGGTACTCGTGAGTACAACATGGCACTGGGCGAGCGTCGTGCGAAAGCCGTTCAGCGCTACCTGGTACTGCAAGGTGTTTCCCCAGCTCAGCTGGAACTGGTTTCCTACGGCGAAGAGCGTCCAGTTGCTACCGGCAACGACGAGCAGTCCTGGGCTCAAAACCGTCGCGTCGAACTGCGTAAGTAA
- the tolB gene encoding Tol-Pal system beta propeller repeat protein TolB, translating to MRNLLRGLLVVMVCFAGLATADEKNILVSSGSSQATPIAVVPFGVQGGSVLPDDMAEIIGNDLRNSGYYAPIPKQNMISQPSQPSEIIFRDWKAVNAQFIMVGSIAPAGGRLQVQWALFNVATEQKVADGSVSGTPEQLRDMAHFISDQSFQKLTGIEGAFSTRLLYVTAERFSEKNTRYTLQRSDYDGARAVTLLQSREPILSPRFAPDGKRIAYVSFEQKRPRIFMQNIDTGRREQITNFEGLNGAPAWSPNGDRLAFVLSKDGNPDIYVMNLASRQITRVTAGPGINTEPYWGKDGSTIYFTSDRGGKPQIYKTSASGGGAERVTFIGNYNANPKLSADEKTLVMIHRQDGFTNFKVAAQDLQRGSVKILTDSTLDESPTVAPNGTMVIYATRQQGRGVLMLVSINGRVRLPLPTAQGEVREPSWSPYLK from the coding sequence GTGAGAAACCTTCTTCGAGGACTGCTTGTCGTCATGGTCTGCTTTGCAGGCCTGGCTACAGCGGATGAAAAAAATATCCTGGTCAGCAGTGGCAGCTCCCAGGCGACTCCAATTGCCGTAGTGCCATTTGGTGTCCAGGGCGGTTCGGTGCTGCCGGACGACATGGCCGAAATCATTGGTAACGATTTGCGTAACTCGGGTTATTACGCGCCGATTCCAAAGCAGAACATGATCAGCCAGCCAAGCCAGCCGAGCGAAATCATCTTCCGTGACTGGAAGGCGGTGAATGCTCAGTTCATCATGGTGGGCAGCATTGCCCCTGCCGGCGGCCGCCTGCAGGTGCAATGGGCACTGTTCAACGTTGCCACCGAACAGAAAGTGGCTGATGGCAGTGTTTCCGGTACCCCGGAGCAGTTGCGCGACATGGCGCACTTCATCTCCGACCAGTCGTTCCAGAAGCTGACCGGTATCGAAGGTGCGTTTTCGACTCGCCTGCTGTACGTGACGGCTGAACGCTTCTCCGAGAAGAACACCCGTTACACCCTGCAACGCTCGGACTACGACGGCGCCCGCGCAGTGACTCTGCTGCAATCGCGTGAGCCGATCCTGTCGCCGCGTTTTGCACCGGATGGCAAGCGCATCGCCTACGTGTCGTTCGAGCAGAAGCGTCCGCGCATCTTCATGCAGAACATCGACACCGGTCGCCGTGAGCAGATCACCAACTTCGAAGGCCTGAACGGTGCACCCGCGTGGTCGCCGAACGGTGATCGCCTGGCGTTCGTGCTGTCGAAAGACGGTAACCCGGACATTTACGTGATGAACCTGGCTTCGCGCCAGATCACCCGTGTGACCGCAGGCCCTGGCATCAACACCGAACCGTACTGGGGCAAGGATGGTTCGACCATCTACTTCACCTCGGACCGCGGCGGCAAGCCACAGATCTACAAAACCAGCGCCAGTGGCGGCGGTGCGGAGCGAGTGACCTTTATCGGTAACTACAACGCCAACCCGAAACTGTCGGCGGATGAAAAGACTCTGGTGATGATCCATCGCCAGGATGGCTTCACCAATTTCAAGGTGGCGGCCCAGGATTTGCAGCGAGGGAGTGTAAAGATCCTCACTGATAGCACTCTGGACGAGTCACCCACTGTTGCGCCCAACGGCACCATGGTAATCTACGCCACCCGCCAGCAGGGCCGGGGAGTCTTGATGCTCGTGTCCATTAATGGACGCGTTAGGCTCCCGCTTCCTACCGCTCAAGGCGAAGTCAGAGAACCGTCCTGGTCCCCTTACCTGAAGTGA
- the tolA gene encoding cell envelope integrity protein TolA, with protein sequence MQQQREPSASESFFWPSVWAIVLHVLVFGMLFVSFAFTPELPPAKPIVQATLYQLKSKSQATTQTNQKIAGEAKKSAARQTEVEQMEQKKVEQEAVKAAEQKKEEAAQKAEEAKKADEAKKADEAKKADDAKKADDAKKAEAKKAEEKQLADIAKKKAEEEAKEEAKKEAAEEAKKKIVEDAKKKAAEDAKKKAEADEAKKKIAEDAKKKAAADAAKKKSQDAARKSVEEKKAQALADLLSDKTERQQALADEVGDETAGNFDDLIRSRASEGWAQPPSARKGMKVILQINMLPDGTISGVSVAHSSGDVPFDSSAVAAVKNIGRLTEMQGLKPADFAPYRSFKMTFTPEDLAL encoded by the coding sequence ATGCAGCAACAGAGAGAGCCGTCCGCCTCGGAAAGCTTCTTCTGGCCTAGTGTCTGGGCGATTGTCTTGCACGTGCTGGTCTTCGGCATGCTGTTCGTCAGTTTCGCCTTCACACCGGAGCTGCCGCCGGCCAAGCCGATTGTCCAGGCGACCCTGTACCAACTGAAATCGAAAAGTCAGGCAACCACCCAGACCAATCAGAAGATTGCGGGTGAGGCGAAGAAATCCGCCGCGCGCCAGACCGAAGTCGAGCAGATGGAACAGAAAAAGGTCGAGCAGGAAGCGGTGAAAGCTGCGGAACAAAAGAAAGAAGAAGCGGCTCAAAAGGCCGAGGAAGCCAAGAAGGCCGATGAGGCCAAGAAAGCGGACGAAGCGAAAAAGGCCGATGACGCCAAAAAAGCCGACGACGCGAAGAAAGCCGAAGCCAAGAAGGCCGAAGAGAAGCAATTGGCTGATATAGCCAAGAAGAAAGCCGAAGAAGAGGCTAAAGAAGAGGCCAAGAAAGAGGCCGCTGAAGAAGCCAAGAAGAAAATCGTCGAAGACGCGAAGAAGAAAGCCGCCGAAGACGCCAAGAAGAAAGCTGAGGCTGACGAGGCGAAAAAGAAAATCGCCGAGGACGCCAAGAAGAAAGCTGCTGCCGATGCTGCGAAGAAGAAATCGCAGGATGCAGCGCGCAAGTCTGTCGAAGAGAAGAAGGCGCAGGCACTGGCCGATTTGCTTTCCGACAAGACCGAGCGTCAGCAGGCTCTGGCGGATGAAGTGGGTGATGAAACCGCAGGTAACTTCGATGATCTGATTCGTTCACGGGCATCGGAAGGTTGGGCGCAGCCGCCATCGGCCCGCAAGGGCATGAAGGTGATCCTGCAGATCAACATGCTGCCTGACGGAACGATCTCCGGTGTTTCGGTGGCTCATTCCAGCGGTGACGTGCCTTTCGACAGTTCTGCGGTCGCGGCAGTAAAAAACATTGGTCGATTGACCGAAATGCAGGGTTTGAAGCCAGCTGATTTCGCTCCCTATCGTTCATTCAAGATGACATTCACACCTGAGGATCTAGCCTTGTGA
- the tolR gene encoding protein TolR, which produces MARARKKRKPVAEMNVVPYIDVMLVLLVIFMVTAPMLNQGVKVDLPKVSSEALPQDNNTQVLTISIKADKTYYWNLGSEVDTEKQQDRAMTLPQMTDAVTKIIRAGTEGGKRTQVFIRGDKTVDYGSVMGAMGGLQKAGVGNVGLITEAP; this is translated from the coding sequence ATCGCTCGAGCTCGCAAAAAGCGCAAGCCGGTCGCCGAAATGAACGTAGTGCCTTACATCGACGTGATGCTGGTACTGCTGGTCATTTTCATGGTGACCGCGCCGATGCTCAATCAGGGCGTGAAAGTTGATCTGCCCAAGGTTTCCAGCGAAGCCTTGCCGCAGGACAACAACACCCAGGTCCTGACCATTTCGATCAAGGCTGACAAGACCTATTACTGGAACCTTGGCAGCGAAGTCGACACCGAGAAGCAACAGGACAGGGCCATGACCCTGCCACAGATGACTGATGCGGTGACCAAGATCATTCGCGCCGGCACCGAAGGCGGCAAGCGTACCCAGGTCTTTATCCGTGGTGACAAGACCGTCGACTACGGTTCGGTCATGGGCGCCATGGGCGGGTTGCAGAAAGCCGGCGTCGGTAACGTTGGTCTGATCACCGAGGCCCCCTGA